The genomic DNA ATTATCGGCCAGCCGGAGGGCGTAGCCGATGACAATGTCAGCGGCAGTGAAACGCCCTGCGCACAAGGTTTCGGCATTCGCGGTCGCTGCCTCAACGGCGCGCAAGCGTCCCAGGAACCATTTTGCGTAGTCGGTCGCGACCTGCGGATTGCGGCGCTCTTCCGGCTCGAGCTGGGTGTATCGGAGCACCAGCGTCTGCGGAAAGGTTAACGTGGCATCGCTGAAATACATCCAGTTCAGGAACGCGCCATAGGCGGGATCTTCCGGCCCGACCATTAGCGGCGTCGGCCCGTGCTTGATGCCGAGATAGTGGCAGATGCCCGACGACTCCGTCATCTTGGTCTCGCCGTCGACCAGGAAGGGAATCGTGCCGAGCGGATTGAGCGCCAGATATTCCTTGGCAAAGACCCGCGGCGGGAACGGCAGCATCTTCAGTTCGTAAGATAGCCCCATCTCCTCCAGCATCCAGAGCGGACGGAACGAGCGCGCGGCGTCGCAATGATAGAGCGTGATCATCAGGCGTTTCCTTTACTCCCCGGCAGCGTGCCCATCATCTTGCACAGGACCATCAGCATGACCTCGTCGGCACCGCCGCCGATCGAGGTCAGGCGGCTGTCGCGATAGGCGCGGCTGACGGGCGTCTCGTTGGTAAAGCCCATCCCACCCCAATATTGCAAGCAGGCATCGGTGAGCTCGCGGCCGAGCCGGCCGGCCTTCAGCTTGGCCATGGTCGCGAGCCGCGTCACATCCTCGCCCGCGACCAGCTGCTCGGCGGCGCGATAGATCAGCGCGCGCAGCAGCTCGACCTCGGTCTGCATCTCGGCGAGCTTGAAGTGCACGACCTGGTTGTCGAGAATACTTTGGCCGAAGGCCTTGCGATTGCGGGTGTATTCGATGGTCTGGTCGATGATGTATTCGTGCGACTTCAGGCAGGCCGCCGCACCCCAGAGCCGCTCCTCCTGGAACTGGATCATCTGGTACGTAAAGCCCTTGCCCTCTTCGCCGATCCGGTTGCGCTTGGGCACGCGGACATTGTCGAAGAAGATCTGCGCCGTGTCCGACGAGCGCATGCCCATCTTGTCGAGCTTTCGCGCGATGGTGACGCCCTTGCTCTTCATGGGCACGCAGATCAGCGATTTGTTGCGGTGAACGGGCCCGTCGCCGGTGTTGGCGAGCAGGCAGATCCAGTCGGCTTGCGTGCCGTTGGTGATCCACATCTTGCCGCCGTCGATCACGTAATCGTCGCCATCGGAGCGCGCCTGCGTCTTGATCGAGGCGACGTCGGAGCCCGCGCCGGGCTCGGAGACGCCGATGCAGGCGACGAAATCGCCCGAGACCGAGGGTGCGAGGAATTCGCGGCGCACCTCGTCCGAACCGAAGCGCGCCAGAGCCGGCGTCGCCATGTCGGTCTGCACCCCGATCGCCATCGGCACGCCGCCGCAGGTGATGGCGCCGAGTTCCTCCGCCATCATCAGCGCATAGGAATAATCGAGGCCGGAGCCGCCGAATTCGACCGGCTTGTTCAGCCCGAGGAAGCCGAGGCTGCCCATCTTCTTGAACAGCTCGTGCGCCGGGAAGATGTCGGCCTTTTCCCATTCATCGACGTGCGGATTGATCTCATTGGCGATGAATTTCTGCAGGGAACGGCGGATGTCGTCGTGGTCGGCGGTGAATAGCATTTCTTCCTCTTCGTCATTCCGGGGCGCGCGCAGCGCGAAGTCACAACCCCATCTGCCGTGACGCCAGATCCTTCATGATCTCCTCGGTGCCGCCGCCGATGGCGTTGACCTTGACCTCGCGGTAGATGCGCTC from Bradyrhizobium sp. CCBAU 53351 includes the following:
- a CDS encoding glutathione S-transferase family protein; the protein is MITLYHCDAARSFRPLWMLEEMGLSYELKMLPFPPRVFAKEYLALNPLGTIPFLVDGETKMTESSGICHYLGIKHGPTPLMVGPEDPAYGAFLNWMYFSDATLTFPQTLVLRYTQLEPEERRNPQVATDYAKWFLGRLRAVEAATANAETLCAGRFTAADIVIGYALRLADNIGLAKDFGPNVAAYWARLQQRDGFKRAVAAEQRAGAEQNVAPRVRA
- a CDS encoding acyl-CoA dehydrogenase family protein, producing the protein MLFTADHDDIRRSLQKFIANEINPHVDEWEKADIFPAHELFKKMGSLGFLGLNKPVEFGGSGLDYSYALMMAEELGAITCGGVPMAIGVQTDMATPALARFGSDEVRREFLAPSVSGDFVACIGVSEPGAGSDVASIKTQARSDGDDYVIDGGKMWITNGTQADWICLLANTGDGPVHRNKSLICVPMKSKGVTIARKLDKMGMRSSDTAQIFFDNVRVPKRNRIGEEGKGFTYQMIQFQEERLWGAAACLKSHEYIIDQTIEYTRNRKAFGQSILDNQVVHFKLAEMQTEVELLRALIYRAAEQLVAGEDVTRLATMAKLKAGRLGRELTDACLQYWGGMGFTNETPVSRAYRDSRLTSIGGGADEVMLMVLCKMMGTLPGSKGNA